GAAAAAGGCGTCGCTGCCGTCAGTGAGCACAAGTGCGTCGCTGAAGTCGTCTCCCCCATCGTACAAATCGTACGTTTGATTGTAGCCCGCGAGCGATACCCGCTGCCCACCGTTACGAGGATTGGCCGGGTCGCCCGCATTGCGCGTGATGAAACTAGCCCCACGCTCTGCCGCGAAGTCGTTCCAAGTGTTATCTGCGTTGAAGTAAAGGTTGTCCGTGTCCGGGCCGCCATGCAACGCATCCACGCCAGCACCGGCGTTGAGGAAGTCGTTGCCCGCGTCGCCGTTTAACAGGTCGTTTCCCTCATGTCCGATAAGAAGGTCATTCCCATGACCGCCATATAGATCATCGTGACCACTAGCACCACTCAAGATGTCGTTGTCGTCCTCACCGCGAAGTTCATCATTGCCCGGCCCGCCGTTGATCTCATCGTCGCCGTCGCCGCCGAAGATGGTATCGTGGCAGGCATTCGCCCAAATAAGGTCGTTGCCATTGTTGCCAAGAATCGTCGTGTCGCCGTAACGCAGGGTCGGGTGCGACAGAATGATCACGTCGTTGCCATCACCACCTTCCATAATGTCAATCCAAGAGACGACTTGCTCTCCTTGATCGCTCGTCAATTGAAGGAAGTCACTTAGTGGAGTAAAGATAAGAGAATTATCGCGTGTGTCCCCGGTGTACTCCCCGCTGTTGACGTTGTAGAGCCCTTGAATCGAAATCTGTTCATTGGTGTAAGGGTTCTGCAGCGTCAGGTCGATTTGGGTTTCCGTGCCGTGAAAGCCAAAGATCGCGCTCGTATTTCCTACCACTGGGGGATCGGGCGCACCAGAATGATCACAAGGGTACTCGCCGGACATTGACGCGGCAGGATTGGTCGCGCGGCTGACGAAATCGAAGAGTGCGTGCTCCTCACGAGCCAAGTCAGCAGCAGAAGGAAGCGGCATCAGGAGGGGCCTTGCAGCAAGAGGAGGGTGGGCAGGACGAGCGATCCCGGGTGCGTTTATGTTAAGGCACAGCACCACGCCCCGCCAGAGTAGGGGGCAAAAATGTAGCCCTGTCGCTCCGCGACAGGAATCGCAGAAGCTGTGAGGAACTTCGCACCTCTATTCAATGATGTAAGTCTTTTGACGGCTTCAGCTTTCCTACCGCGGAGCGGTAGGGCTACTTGGGGTGTCGCTCCGCGACAGGAACTGTGGAAGCTGGGTGGGGCTTGGACGACCGCCTGGAAATCGGGCGTATCTGAAGGATGCTGCTTTCCTACCGCGGAGCGGTAGGGCTACGGTTTGCAGTGAACATAAACATATGTATACTTATTGGCATGAGCGATTGTTTGTGGCCGCTGCAAGTTTTTGACCCGGCGAGCGAGTTCACGGTGGTGGAGAGGAAACTACCGCATTGGGCGCAAGCAGGAACTGTCTGTTTCATGACTTGGAGGACGATCGACTCAATCCCCCGATCCGTATTAAGGCGTTGGCGCGCAGAACAAG
The genomic region above belongs to Lacipirellulaceae bacterium and contains:
- a CDS encoding calcium-binding protein, encoding MPLPSAADLAREEHALFDFVSRATNPAASMSGEYPCDHSGAPDPPVVGNTSAIFGFHGTETQIDLTLQNPYTNEQISIQGLYNVNSGEYTGDTRDNSLIFTPLSDFLQLTSDQGEQVVSWIDIMEGGDGNDVIILSHPTLRYGDTTILGNNGNDLIWANACHDTIFGGDGDDEINGGPGNDELRGEDDNDILSGASGHDDLYGGHGNDLLIGHEGNDLLNGDAGNDFLNAGAGVDALHGGPDTDNLYFNADNTWNDFAAERGASFITRNAGDPANPRNGGQRVSLAGYNQTYDLYDGGDDFSDALVLTDGSDAFFLHDLQSPFAEDPSTARLRQTEVIDAGEGDDLVDLTSNSLTYGLIFVLGGDGNDIIWANAGNDFLSGDEGDDELAGNSGDDVLSGGVGNNILYVGLGRDEIHAGDGSNSIVFTHFDEFEELVNDFTTSGTHADTLDLSRILQGYDPATDDINDFVSIGTFTDSGDNSTHPGLFVNQDGDVGGDFTGLVVLLDTTLSGTVEDLINAGVLIVDPSTAPANFEDADFDLDGAVDGEDFLAWQRGEGDANGDETTDAADLGVFAGQYGTLEVHPTGPGGTPLAAVPEPGGMSLVISALLPVCWWIRRKRES